The genomic window TGGGTGAGGCCGTCAGCAGCGGCCCGTTCTTCATGGCGTACGTCGCGAACTTCAGCGTCGGTGCCATGACCCAGACCCTGGTCGACCAGCTGGTGTGGCCGGAACACGTGCCGGAGGACCTGAAGCAGTTCCCGCCGCTGACCACCGAGCTCAAGGATCCGAACCGATGAGCGACGCGCAGAAGCAGTCCCGAATCCCGAAGAAGTGGCTCACGATCGGCGGTGTGGTCGTCGTGGTCCTCGCCGTACTCGCCGCCGGTGTGATCTACCTGTTCCCCGGTCTCGGCAAGACGACCGTCACGGCCCAGTTCCCGTCGACGACGGGCCTGTACGTCGGCGACGACGTCCGGGTGCTGGGTGTGAAGGTCGGTTCGATCGAGAGCATCGAGCCGAACGGCACCGACACGACCGTCGTCATGAACGTCGATCGCTCCGTGGACATTCCGGCCGATGCGAAGGCCGTGATCGTCGCCCCGAACCTGGTGTCGGCGCGGTTCGTGCAGCTGACCCCCGTGTACGCGGGCGGCGACACGATGGCCGACGGTGCCGAGATTCCCCTCGAGCGCACCGCGGTCCCGGTCGAGTGGGACGAGATCAAGACCGAGCTGACGAAACTGTCCGAGGCACTCGGCCCGCAGGTCGACGACGAGCAGGGTTCGCTCGGCACGTTCATCGACACCGTCGGCGACAACCTCGACGGCAACGGCGACTCCCTGCGCCGGACGCTGCGTGAACTGTCCGACACGATGAAGACGATGTCCGACGGGCGGACCGACCTGTTCGGCACCATCCGGAACCTGCAGACGTTCGTCACGACACTGTCGGCGAGCAACGAGCAGATCGTGCAGTTCGGTGGCCGGCTGCAATCGGTGTCGTCGCTGCTGGCGGACACCAGCGACGAACTCGGCACCGCGCTACAGGATCTCGATGTCGCGATCGGCGACGTGAACCGGTTCGTCACCGAGAACCGCTCGTCGCTCGACGAGCAGGTCGGACGCCTCGCCGATGCCACCGCCGTGCTGGTCGAGAAGCGGCCCGAGCTCGAACTGGTGCTGCACGTGGCCCCGACGGCCCTCGCCAACTTCAACAACATCTACAGCCCGCGGCAGGGTTCGCTCAACGGTGTGCTCGCCGCGAGCAACGCGAGGAACCCGATGACCATGGTGTGCGGCCTGATCGCGGGCCTCGAGAACAACGACTCGGATCGTTCGGCCGACCTGTGTGCGCAGTACCTGGCGCCGGTCCTCAACTCGATCACCACCAACTACCCGGGCATCATGTCGAACCCGGCGATCTCGCAGGCCGCCCGGCCCGACCAGATCGCCTACAGCCCGCCGAGCCTCGCCTCGCAGGTGCCCGCCCGCTCCGCTCCGACGACCGTGTCGGGACCGCTCGCCGCCATGCCGACGATCGCGGTGCCCAAGGATCTCGGCGCCCTGCTCAACCCGGGAGGTGGACGATGACCGAACGTCGCAGGCGCACCCGTGTGGTGGCGGCGTCCGCCGTCGCACTGTCGCTGACCCTGACCGTCACCGGCTGCGAATGGAACGGGCTGAACTCGGTTCCGCTGCCCGGCACCCAGGGCGGGGGAGACGGCTCGTACTCGGTGCAGATCCAGATGCCGAACGTGACGACCATGTCTCAGAACTCGCCGGTGAAGGTGAACGACGTGACGGTCGGCGCGGTCACCGGAATCGAGGTACAGGACTGGCATGCGCTGGTGACGGTGTCGCTGAACGGGGACGTGACCCTGCCGGCCAACGCCACCGCGAAGATCGGTCAGACGAGCCTGCTCGGCTCCCAACATCTCGAGCTGGCCGCCCCGACCGGTATCGCCCCCCAGGGCACGCTGCAGGACGGCGACGTGATCCCGCTCGATCGGGCGGGGTCGTTCCCGACCACCGAGCAGACGCTGTCGTCGTTGTCGGTGGTGCTCAACGGTGGTGGTCTCGCTCAGATCAACGACATCACCCGCGAACTCAACGCGGCCTTCGACGGCCGCGAGGATTCGATCCGGAATCTGCTGCCGCAGCTCGACGAACTCGTCGGCAGCCTGGACGCGCAGCGCGGAGAGATCATCTCCGCGATGGAGGGGATCGACCGGCTCGCCGGCACCGTCAACCAGCAGACCGACACGCTCACCCACGCGCTCGACGCGATCCCGCCGGCGCTCGAGGTGCTCGTGGGGCAGCGGCAGAACCTCACGAACGCGCTCGTCACGCTCGGCAACTTCAGTGACACCGCGACCCGGGTGATCGAGGAGAGCGGAGACGACCTGAAGGGGAATCTCGCGAACCTGGCACCGCTGCTCGAACAGCTCGCCGGCACCGGTCACAACCTGACCGAGGTGCTGTCGCTGATGCTGACGTTCCCGTTCACGATGAAGAACCTGGATCAGGTCTTCCAGGGCGACTACGCCAACCTGAACATGATGATCGATCTGACGAACGAACGTTTGAACGACAACTTCATGTCCGACACCGGACTCGGGGCGACACTCGGCGGCGTCGAGGGTGCGCTGGGGCGTATCGCGGGCACCGCCGGACAGGCCAACGATCCGTTGCAGATCCCGAACCCGAAGAAGCCCGACCTGATCCAGGCGGAACCGAAGCCCGCACCGAAACCCGCACAGAACAATGGGATTCCGCCACTGCAGATTCCCGGCCTTCCGCCGCTAGGAGTGCCGTCACCATGATGCTTACGAGATTCGTCCGAATCCAGTTGGTGATCTTCTCGATCCTGACGGTGATCGGACTGGTCGTGATGGCCACGCAGTACGTTCGCCTGCCCGCACTGTTCGGGATCGGGCAGAACCGGGTGACGGTGCAGCTACCGTCCACCGGTGGCCTGTACACCAACGCCAACGTCACGTTCCGCGGCACCAACATCGGCAAGGTCGACGACGTCGTGCTCACCGAGAACGGTGTCGACGCGACGGTGTCGATCAGCGACGGCTACGACATTCCCGTCGATCTGGACGCCGCGGTCCGGAGTGTGTCGGCGATCGGTGAGCAGTACGTGGACCTGATCCCGCGCACGGACGCCGGACCGTACCTCGCGGACGGCGACGTGATCCCGCTCGACCGCACGAGTGTCCCGCAGGACGTCGGTGTGATGCTCGATCAGGCCGATGCACTGGTGCAGAGTGTCTCGAACACCAAGCTGCGCACGGTCGTCGACGAATCGTTCAAGGCGTTCAACGGGGCCGGCCCGGACCTGCAGCGGCTCATCGACTCGGCGCGACTGTTCGTGCAGGAAGCCAACGCCAACTCGGACGCCACGAAGACCCTCATCGAGCAGGCCGAGGGTCTGCTCGACACTCAGGTCGTCTCGAGCGATGCCATCCGGGCATGGACGAAGAACCTGGTGACGTTCTCGAACCAGTTGCGCGCCAGCGATCCTCAGATCCGTAGCATCCTGACGAAGACCCCCGATGCGGCTGCACAGGCGAACGGCCTGTTCCAGGATCTGCAGCCGACCCTGCCGTTGCTGCTCGCCAACCTGGTGAGTGTCGGCGAGGTGACCACGATCTACCACAAGAGCATCGAGCAGGTGCTTGTGATCTACCCGCCGCTGACGTCGGCGTTGCTGACCGCGGCGATGAAGGGGCCCATCGACGACGGCGCGATCGTCAACTTCGGTCTCGAACTGAACGATCCGCCGCCGTGCACCACCGGATTCCTGCCCGCGGACCAGTGGCGGGACCCGGACGAGAAATCGATCCCGGACACCCCGTCGGATCTGTTCTGCAAGGTCGCCCCGGACGATCCGATCGCCGTACGCGGTGCCCGCAACTACCCGTGCATGGAGTTCCCGGGCCGACGTGCGGCGTCGCCGGAGGAGTGCCGGAGCGAAGCCGGATACGTTCCCGAGGGCAACAACCCGCCCAGTGGGCCGCCTCAGGATCCGTCTGTACCCTCGTACACGACGGTGCCGGCTAGCACCGGGGGGGGCGTGAACGTGCCTGCCACAGCACGCCCCTACGACCCGACGACGGGTAAGTTCACCGGCCCGGACGGCCTGTTGTATTCGCAGCCCGGGTTGGCGTCGGGAGGAACACCCAGAGAGGACACGACGTGGCAGACGATGATGACACGTCAGCAGGGCTGACGGTCGACGACGGACGGCGTCCGGCACGTCGGCGGGCGAGTCGTGGTGCCGGTCCGGCGACCGGAACTGCGGCGACCGCTGTGACCACGACGAAACCGGCGAGCTCGGACGCTCGGGTTCCCGAAACGAGTGTCGGAGCGAGTACCGAAGCGAGCGCGACGGATTCGACAGAGTTCCTGGGTACCGAGGCGTCCTCGGGTGCCGGGGAACCGAACATCGAGGAACCGAACGTCGAGGAACCGGACGCCGAGGCGGCGGCACGGAAGCGTCCGACCGGACGTTCGTTCGCTGTGATCGTGGCGGCGGTGCTCGTGCTCGCACTTCTCGGGACCGGCGGATGGCTGCTGTTCGAGAAGAAGGCCGCGCACGATCGTGACGTGCAGCGTGGCGCGTTCGAACAGACGGCCCGTCAGACCGTGCTCAACCTGACCACGATCAAGCCCGACACCGCTGCGGACGACGTGAACCGCATCCTGTCCGGTGCGAGCGGGGACTTCAAGGCCGAGTTCGACGGCCGGGTGGACCCGTTCGTGAGCATCGTGCAGGAGGCGGGCGTGACGACCGTCGGCCGGATCATCGAATCAGGAATCGAGCGGACGGACGGCGACACCGCGCAGGTGCTCGTCGCGGCCCGCGCGGACGTCAGTACTCCCGACGGAACCCAGGACGGGCCCCGTGACTTCCGTTTGCGGGTCACGGTCACCGGTGACGGGGATTCGATGTCGGCGTCGAAGGTGGAGTTCGTACCGTGAGCGATCAGCAGACCGTGACAGACCAGCCATCCGCTCCGGACGGTGGGAACAGCGCCGGGGAGCCGAACAGCGGCACCCGCACCCGCGTGTTCACGGTGATTGCCGGCGTCCTCGTCGTGGCGCTCGTCGCCGGTGTCGGCTGGCTCGGCTGGGGGTACCTGCAGGATCGGGCCACCGAGCAGGCGCGTGTCGACTCGGTCGCGGCGGCGTCCGCGCAGGCCGAGGCGATGCTGTCGTACAACTACAACGAGGTGGACCAGCAGCTCGCGGCGGCCTCGGACGGGCTGACCGGCGACTTCAGGTCCGAGTACGAGACGTTGGTGGAACAGACGATCGCGCCGGGTGCGAAGGAGAAGAAGATCACCGTGCAGGCCACGGTGCAGGCCGGCTCCGTCGTGTCCGCGACCCCGGACGACGCCGTGGTGCTGTTGTTCGTCAACCAAGTCACCACCAGCGAGGAGATGCCGGATGCCGCGACCACCGGCAGCCGGGTGCGGATGGAGATGCACAAGGACGGCGACCGCTGGCTCACCGGCCGGCTCTCCCCGGTGTAGACATACCCCTGCAACGGCCACGGGCTCCCGCCTCGAAAGGTGGGAGCCCGTGGCCGTTACGTTTGACCGGAAGCCGTTGCGCTTCGGTACTATTCGGCGTACTCGTTGTCGGCGGGCAGCAGCGCCGATCCGGCGATACCCTGTTGCCCGAGTGCGTCGAGGAACGAACGCGCCCAGCGGTCCACGTCGTGCGCGAGGACCTGCCGGCGCAGGGCGCGCATGTGGCGTCGGCCGTCCAGCGGATCCTGGTAGAGCGCGGCCTCCATCTTGTCCTTGACGTCCTCGAGGTCGTGCGGGTTGCACAGGAACGCTTGACGGAGTTCGGCTGCGGCACCGGTGAATTCGCTGAGCAACAGGGCGCCGCCGAGGTCGCTGCGGCACGCGACGTATTCCTTGGCGACCAGGTTCATGCCGTCCCGCAGTGGGGTCACCAACATGACGTCGGAGGCCGCGAAGAACGCGATCAGTTCGTCTCGGCCGATCGGCCGGTGGATGTAGTGCACGACGGGCCGGCCGACCTCGGCGTACTCGCCGTTGATGCGGCTGACGGTCTGCTCGATCGCGCCCCGCATCTGCACGTAGCTCTCGACGCGTTCGCGGCTCGGGGTGGCGAGCTGCACCATGACGGTCTCGGCCGGATCGACACGGCCTTCCTCGAGGAGTTCGTACAGGGCGTCGAGCCGGACGTCGATGCCCTTGGTGTAGTCGAGCCGGTCGACGCCCAGCATGACGTACTTCGGGTTGCCGAGTTCCTTGCGGATCTGCTTGGCGCGGTCGCGGATCGGCTTACGACGCGATATCTCGTCGAGCTTGGCGGAGTCGATGGAGATGGGGAAGGCGCCCACCCGGACGGTGCGGAAGCCGACCTGGACGACGCCGAGTTTGGAGCGGACGCCGACGGTGCCACGCGAGGTCTGCTGGCCGGCGAGTTTCCGGGCGAGGAACATGAAGTTCTGGGCACCGCCGGGCAGGTGGAAGCCGATGAGGTCGGCGCCGAGAAGTCCCTCGACGATCTCGCGGCGCCACGGCATCTGCATGAACAGTTCGACCGGGGGGAACGGGATGTGCAGGAAGAAGCCGATGGTGAGATCGGGGCGCAGCATCCGCAGCATCTTCGGCACCAGCTGCAGCTGGTAGTCCTGGATCCACACGGTGGCGCCTTCGGCGGAGGCCTTCGACGTGGCCTCGGCGAAGCGCCGATTGACCTCGACGTACGCATTCCACCATTCGCGCCGGTACTCGGGCTTGACGATGACGTCGTGGTAGAGCGGCCACAGGGTGGCGTTGGAGAAGCCCTCGTAGTAGTCGGCGACCTCCTGCGAGCTCAAGGGCACCGGGTAGAGATCGAGGCCGTCCTCGACGATGGGGTCGAGATCGACGTCGGCGACACCGGGCCACCCCACCCAGGCGCCCTTGTTGTTGCGCAGGATCGGTTCGAGCGCGGTGACGAGCCCGCCGGGGCTGCGCTTCCAGCGGGTACTGCCGTCCGGCAGTTTCTCGAGATCGACGGGGAGCCGATTGGCCACGACGACGAATCGTGAACCGCCGGAACCGGTGTGCTCACCGGATTCCGTGACGGCTGATCCCCCGGAACGTTGTGATGACTCCGAGGGCGCAGTCACGGATTCCTACTCTTCTCTCTGTCGAGGCTCTGTCGGATCGAGGGGGGTGATCGAGACGGTGGGTCAGTCGGCCTTGGCGGCGGGGCCGATGCCGAGCATAGCGAGCAGCATCCGGCACTCGTCGGCGTCGGTGGCGTAGGCGGCCACGACGCGCTGCGCCTGCCGGGCAGTTTCGTCGGCTACGGGCTCGAGGTCCTCGTCCGCGATGTCGT from Prescottella sp. R16 includes these protein-coding regions:
- a CDS encoding MCE family protein — translated: MSDAQKQSRIPKKWLTIGGVVVVVLAVLAAGVIYLFPGLGKTTVTAQFPSTTGLYVGDDVRVLGVKVGSIESIEPNGTDTTVVMNVDRSVDIPADAKAVIVAPNLVSARFVQLTPVYAGGDTMADGAEIPLERTAVPVEWDEIKTELTKLSEALGPQVDDEQGSLGTFIDTVGDNLDGNGDSLRRTLRELSDTMKTMSDGRTDLFGTIRNLQTFVTTLSASNEQIVQFGGRLQSVSSLLADTSDELGTALQDLDVAIGDVNRFVTENRSSLDEQVGRLADATAVLVEKRPELELVLHVAPTALANFNNIYSPRQGSLNGVLAASNARNPMTMVCGLIAGLENNDSDRSADLCAQYLAPVLNSITTNYPGIMSNPAISQAARPDQIAYSPPSLASQVPARSAPTTVSGPLAAMPTIAVPKDLGALLNPGGGR
- a CDS encoding MCE family protein, whose protein sequence is MTERRRRTRVVAASAVALSLTLTVTGCEWNGLNSVPLPGTQGGGDGSYSVQIQMPNVTTMSQNSPVKVNDVTVGAVTGIEVQDWHALVTVSLNGDVTLPANATAKIGQTSLLGSQHLELAAPTGIAPQGTLQDGDVIPLDRAGSFPTTEQTLSSLSVVLNGGGLAQINDITRELNAAFDGREDSIRNLLPQLDELVGSLDAQRGEIISAMEGIDRLAGTVNQQTDTLTHALDAIPPALEVLVGQRQNLTNALVTLGNFSDTATRVIEESGDDLKGNLANLAPLLEQLAGTGHNLTEVLSLMLTFPFTMKNLDQVFQGDYANLNMMIDLTNERLNDNFMSDTGLGATLGGVEGALGRIAGTAGQANDPLQIPNPKKPDLIQAEPKPAPKPAQNNGIPPLQIPGLPPLGVPSP
- a CDS encoding MCE family protein — translated: MMLTRFVRIQLVIFSILTVIGLVVMATQYVRLPALFGIGQNRVTVQLPSTGGLYTNANVTFRGTNIGKVDDVVLTENGVDATVSISDGYDIPVDLDAAVRSVSAIGEQYVDLIPRTDAGPYLADGDVIPLDRTSVPQDVGVMLDQADALVQSVSNTKLRTVVDESFKAFNGAGPDLQRLIDSARLFVQEANANSDATKTLIEQAEGLLDTQVVSSDAIRAWTKNLVTFSNQLRASDPQIRSILTKTPDAAAQANGLFQDLQPTLPLLLANLVSVGEVTTIYHKSIEQVLVIYPPLTSALLTAAMKGPIDDGAIVNFGLELNDPPPCTTGFLPADQWRDPDEKSIPDTPSDLFCKVAPDDPIAVRGARNYPCMEFPGRRAASPEECRSEAGYVPEGNNPPSGPPQDPSVPSYTTVPASTGGGVNVPATARPYDPTTGKFTGPDGLLYSQPGLASGGTPREDTTWQTMMTRQQG
- a CDS encoding h domain protein; translated protein: MSDQQTVTDQPSAPDGGNSAGEPNSGTRTRVFTVIAGVLVVALVAGVGWLGWGYLQDRATEQARVDSVAAASAQAEAMLSYNYNEVDQQLAAASDGLTGDFRSEYETLVEQTIAPGAKEKKITVQATVQAGSVVSATPDDAVVLLFVNQVTTSEEMPDAATTGSRVRMEMHKDGDRWLTGRLSPV
- a CDS encoding trehalose-6-phosphate synthase; protein product: MANRLPVDLEKLPDGSTRWKRSPGGLVTALEPILRNNKGAWVGWPGVADVDLDPIVEDGLDLYPVPLSSQEVADYYEGFSNATLWPLYHDVIVKPEYRREWWNAYVEVNRRFAEATSKASAEGATVWIQDYQLQLVPKMLRMLRPDLTIGFFLHIPFPPVELFMQMPWRREIVEGLLGADLIGFHLPGGAQNFMFLARKLAGQQTSRGTVGVRSKLGVVQVGFRTVRVGAFPISIDSAKLDEISRRKPIRDRAKQIRKELGNPKYVMLGVDRLDYTKGIDVRLDALYELLEEGRVDPAETVMVQLATPSRERVESYVQMRGAIEQTVSRINGEYAEVGRPVVHYIHRPIGRDELIAFFAASDVMLVTPLRDGMNLVAKEYVACRSDLGGALLLSEFTGAAAELRQAFLCNPHDLEDVKDKMEAALYQDPLDGRRHMRALRRQVLAHDVDRWARSFLDALGQQGIAGSALLPADNEYAE